The genomic segment CTCCTATTATTTAGGCTTAGGTTACACACACGATAAAATAAAAAATGCGGCTCGAGAATATACTCGAGAAAAATATGTAAAATCAATGAACTTTGAGTTCGATCCAGCTGCCGATTATTACAAAAAAATCAAAGCGGACGATTTTGATTTTTCTCTCGGTTGGAACTACAACAGCTTGAATAGAGGCTATTTCCCGACTGAAGGAACTACCGCAAACATTGGCGGTAAAATCACAATTCCTGGCTCTGATAATAAATATTACCGAGTCAGTGCAGACTTTAGAAATTATTACCCGTTAAACCGTGAGCACAAATGGGTAATTTCAACGAAAGCTAGCATTGCTTATACTAATGGATTTGGTGGTAAAGAAGTTCCGTTCTATCAGCTTTATACTGCCGGAGGTATTGGTACACTAAGAGGTTTCTCTTACGGTGCAGTAGGGCCTCAAGCGATTTACTATAATACAAAATCCGGCAAATTTGATAGCATGAATAATGATATTATCGGTGGTAATGCGTTAGCTGCGGCAAGCTTGGAATTAATCACACCAACGCCATTTGTGAGCGAAAAATATCAGCACAATGTAAGAACCTCTCTCTTTGTTGATGCTGCAAGTGCATGGAATACAAAATGGAAGAAAGATGAATATACGAACTTGCCTGACTATGGTGATTTCAAACGTTTCCGTGCTTCCGCCGGTATTGCATTCCAATGGATGTCTCCAATCGGGCCATTATCATTCTCTTATGCGAAACCAATTCGTAAATATGATAATGATGATATTGAACAATTCCAGTTCAACATTGGTAGTTCATTCTAATTAACCACAAGCGGTTAATAAATGTAAAAAATTTGCAACTTAGCCGCTTATTTCAAAACTGTTCATACAAGGAAAACAAATGAAAAAATTATTTAAAATGACTGGCTTAGCGGTAGCTTTAGCCGCTACAACAGGAATCGCAAATGCTGCAGATACAATTGGTTTTGTAGACCCAAGCTATGTATTACAAAACCACCCTGTATTATTAGATGCTTCGGCAAAATTTGATAAATTCATGAAAGAAAGCCAAGAAAAATTTGCTGCTGATGAAAAAAAATTAGCAGATGAAAATAAAACCTTAACGGCTGAGCGCAATAAAATTAATGAAGATGCTCAAAAATTACAAAATGAACAAAAAAATGTAGAAGCTTCTATCAAGAAAAAAGTTGCAGCATTAGAGAAAGATGCACCTCGCTTACGTTCAAAAGAGATTCAAGCACGTCAAAATGCGATTCAAAAAGAAGCAAACGCATTCCAAGCTAAAGTAACAGCAATTCAAAAACGTGAAGCTGATTTTGCAAAAAAAGCAGAAGCCTTCCAGAAACGTGCAGATGAATTCCAAAAACGTATTGAACAAGCAAATAAAGAAAATGGTGGCATTAACCCACAAGAAGCGCAAAAACAAGCGGTTGATGAAGTAAATGCAACCATTAAAGAGATCGCAAAATCGAAAGGTTACACTTTAGTATTACAACCACAAGTAGCACTTTATGCTGAAGATGAAGGTAAAGATATTACTGAAGCAGTACTTGATGCTATTGTTAAAAAACATCCGGAAATTAAAATAGAAAAACCTGCAACTGAAGCTCAACCAGCTACAGAAAAAGAAACCAAAGCTGAAGAAACTAAACCAGAAGAAGCGAAAAAATAATGGCAAATTTCCGTTTAATTGATTTAGCGGAGCATATCGGCGGTACTCTTAGGGGTAACGCCGATTTGGCTATTCAAAGTATTGCTGCTTTAGATAAAGCCGACAGCTCGCAAATTACCTTTATCTCAAATGCAAAATATCGGGAAAATTTGACCGCTTGCAATGCTGGAGCTATTATCGTCAGCCCGGCAGATGTGGAATTTTGCCGAGCAGATCAAAATCTTATCATCGTTGCCAATCCGTATGTTGCTTATGCTCAACTGGCTCAATATATGGATTCTACTCCGAAAGCAGCGAGCGAAATCCACCCAAGTGCGGTGATTTCACCTGAAGCTAAACTGGGTAATAACGTATCGGTAGGGGCAAATGCCGTTATTGAAAGTGGCGTAGAATTGGGCGATGATGCCGTGATCGGTGCAGGCTGTTTTGTGGGAAAAAACAGTAAAATCGGGGCAAGAACCCAACTCTGGGCAAATGTTTCGGTATATCACAATGTACAAATCGGTGCTGATTGCTTGATTCAATCCTCAACGGTTATCGGGAGTGATGGGTTTGGCTATGCGAATGACAAAGGGCAATGGATTAAAATCCCACAAACCGGTGGTGTGATTATCGGTAATCGTGTTGAAATTGGTGCTTGCACTTGTATTGACCGGGGTGCATTAGATCCAACCGTAATCGAAGATAATGTGATTATTGATAACCTTTGCCAAATCGCCCATAATGTACACATTGGTTTTGGCACTGCCGTTGCCGGCGGCGTCATTATGGCAGGCAGTCTGAAAGTTGGTCGCTTTTGCCAAATTGGTGGAGCAAGTGTTATCAACGGTCATATGGAAATCTGTGATGGTGCCATAATTACCGGTATGGGCATGGTTATGCGCCCAATTACAGAAAAAGGAATTTACTCATCAGGTATTCCATTACAAACTAACAAAGAGTGGCGTAAAACCGCAGCACTTGTAATGAATATTGATGAAATGAATAAACGCTTAAAATCGTTAGAAAAACGTTTTAACGATTAATTTTATTAGAGGTCTTAAAGTGACAGAAATGACAACTGAAAATCGTGAGCCAAATATTATTGAAGTAACCGAAATTATGGATATGTTACCGCATCGCTACCCTTTCCTGTTAGTTGATCGCGTAACCGATTATGAAGAAGGGAAATGGTTAAAAGCCATTAAAAATGTAACCTTCAATGAACCTTGTTTTACCGGGCATTTTCCTGGCGCACCAATCTTCCCAGGAGTATTGATTCTTGAAGCAATGGCTCAAGCAACTGGCGTATTAGCCGTTGCCACTTATGGTAAGTTAAGTGAAGACGAACTCTACTATTTTGCTGCAATTGACAATGCTCGCTTTAAGCGACCGGTTGTGCCGGGTGATCAACTTCAACTTGAAGTTGAATTTCTTAAAGAAGTACGTGGTATTACTAAATTTACCGGTAAAGCATACGTTGATGGCAAATTAGTCTGTGAAGCAGATTTAATGTGCGCTCGCCGTAAATAATTCGATATAAGCCCAAACTAGAGGGAACAAACTATGCGTCTAATTGATTCAACCGCAAAAATTAGCCCGCTTGCCATCATTGAAGAAGGTGCTGAAATTGGCGCTCACGTTGAAATTGGTCCATTTTCAGTCATCGGTAAAGATGTCAAAATCGGGGCGAGAACAAAAATTCACTCAAATGTTGTCATTAACGGTATGACTGAAATTGGTGAAGATAACCATATTTTCCAATTTGCCAGCATTGGTGAAATTAATCAAGATCTAAAATACCAAGGCGAACCAACCAAAGTGGTGATCGGTAATCGTAACCGTATTCGTGAAAGTGTTACTATTCACCGAGGTACAGTACAAGGCGGTGGCGTGACGAAAATCGGTGATGATAACTTATTTATGATCAACACCCACATCGCACACGACTGCTCTATCGGTAACCGTTGTATTATCGCCAATAATGGTACGCTGGCAGGTCACGTTACCCTAGATGATTTCGTGATTGTGGGAGGAATGTCCGCCATTCACCAATTCGTTGTGATTGGTTCACACGTTATGCTTGGAGGCGGTTCAATGGTCAGCCAAGACGTACCGCCTTATGTCATGGCACAAGGTAACCACGCACGCCCATTTGGTATTAACTTTGAAGGGTTAAAACGTCGTGGCTTTGATAAACCAACTATGCACGCTATTCGCAAAGTCTATAAACTGATTTACTCCAGCGGAAAAACATTGGAAGAGTGCCTAGTAGAAATTGAGCAAATTGCAGCAACAGAACCTGCAATTGCTATTTTTAAACAATTCTTCAAACGTTCTACCCGTGGTATTATCCGTTAAGAAACGAAACCCCGAAATCAATTCGGGGTTTGTTTTATCAAGCGACCGTCGAACCTTTCAGCAATTTTCGGATCCAAGCTCGATTTGGACTAAGGTTATGCCAAATATCTTCACTCATTGGCACAGGCTCATTTGTAATCAAACTCGCAAGCAACTCACCTAAAAGTGGCGCTGTCGTCAAACCTCGAGAAGATAAGCCGTTTACCATATACAGATTGGTAAAAATGTCGGCATTTTCGACCGCTTGTTTCCGCCTTAGTTGGTTATATAAATTAGCGTATTGGCTTTTTTGCTGCTCAAAATGATGCACTGCCCCAACCATCGGTACACGATCACGAAACGCCGCACGAATACCGACTTTGGCTTTATTTTCAGATAAATCAATTCCTTTCGTCCACTCACAAGCGGTTACATTTTGCTGAAGTTTTGCAATATTCTCCCAATGCTCCGATAAACTAAACTCGGTTTCTGCATTATCCCGAATATGGCTTGCTCCAATGCAATGTATGCCCGAAGTAGAAATCGGCGTTAAATAACCATCATAACAAAGCACGCACTTCAATTTTTGTAATTGACTTGTAGTCGGAATTTGGCTCACTTGCCCTCGCACCGGATACAACGGAATGCCATTTGCTTGGCTAAATTCATTCAACGTATGCCCATTTGCCAGCACAACCGCTTGGTGTCGAACCGTTTTTCCTTTTGCTTGCCATTGCCACATTCTATTAGAAAAGGCTAAATTCTCAACTTTGTGATTCAATACAATCTTCAAACCTTTCTGCTCCAACCAAGCAAAGCCATTTCTAACAAGTTGTACCGGTGAAAGCCAACCACCTTGTGGAATAAATGCTCCCTTGTTTAGCACGCTTAAGCCTAATTTGTCGCTTAATTCTGCCGCTGAGCAAGATTTTAATAAGGTCTCATCAGCCGTCTGCTCCGCTATTTTTTCCAGCTTTTTAGCCGTTTTCTCGTTATAGGCATAAAGCACTACTCCACTTAAATTATGCTCAAACTCAATATTGGATTTCAGTTGTTGTAAGCGTTGCAACGCATAATCAAAACTATGAATATAAAATCGCACATTTCGCTGGTCATCATCACTCAACTGCGGATAAATCGCCCCTTGTAAATTGCCTGAAGCATTCATTGCCAAGGTTTCATCTTTACAATACAGCGTAACTTGCTTGCCTTTTTCTAACAGCGATAACGCAACGAAGAAACTCGCTACTCCACCACCAATAATCGCAATGTCATCAGCGGTTTCATTTTTGGCATAAAAATAGGGGTAATTAGGCTCGGAAACTTGGCTATCTAACGGTTTCTCGCCCCAAAGCATTTCTCGTTTTTTGCCAAATCCTTTGCGTTTTTTCACTGCAAAACCTGCGGCTTCCAGCCCTCGTCTGACCATACTTGAGGCGGTAAAAGTGGCAAAGCTACCGCCATTCGCACTTAATCGAAACATTTGGCGATATAACTGTTCGTTCCACATTTCGGGGTTCTTATCAGGCGAAAAGCCATCTAAAAACCAAGCGTCAATCGTGCCGCTATAAAGATCGCCTAATTGGGGTAAGTTTTCAGCGATCTCACCGAACCATAAATCTAAATAAACCTGCTCAAAATGATAACGTTGGCAACCTATTTGGCGAGGCTGCCAACAAGCGGTTAAATTTTCAGATAATGTTGCAAATTGCGGATAGCGTTGGTGAATATCAGCTAATTGGCTAGCCGTCAGAGGAAATTTCTCAAATGAAATAAAATAGAGCCGTTGTAGTTTACTTTGCGGAAATGCTGCCCGAAATTGTTGGAATTTGTCAGCAACGGCTAAAAAATTCAAGCCCGTGCCAAAGCCGGTTTCCGCAATAACAAAAGCCTCTTTCGGGTGAGATTGCCACTTTTCCCACAGTTGGTTACCTTCTTGAAACACATAGTAACTTTCCGCCAAACCATCTTGGGTGGAAAAATAAATATCATCAAATTGCGCCGACACCGGTGTATCTGCATCATTAAATGTAAGTGTCGCAAAAGTCAGTTTACCCATCATATCCCCTTAAAAAACAAAACACGGAAAACCTCAAGATTTTCCGTGTTTCACACCAGTTCAATAGTACCAATATTAGAAAATGTTGCTGGCAAAAATAACGATCATACCAAGTGCGCCTACAACCGTTAGCATTGAATAACCAAAAGTACCCATTTTACAATCCTCATTGTTAATTATGATTAAAACCGCTTCATTCTAGCATAATTTCAATCGCTTTGAATCCTATGCTTGAATAATTTTGCTAAAACAAGCGGTCAATTTTTGCAAATCTTTTACGCCTTTGGCACTTTCTACGCCGGAATTTAAATCTAAGCCGGCACAGCCTTGAGCAAGGGCTTGCTCAATATTCTCAGTGCCAATGCCACCTGCCAATAACGCTTTTTGTTTTAAGACCTCCGGAATCAACGCCCAATTAAAGGTTTTGCCTGTGCCGCCTTGCTGATTGCCTACTTTGCTGTCTAGCACATAACGGGCAATCTGCGGATTATCGGTAAATGCCACGTTTTCAGCCTCCACATCAACCGATATGGCTTTCCAGATTTGGGTTTTGCTACCCAGCTTTTCTGCCAACTCCGCGATATATTGCTCATCTTCTGAACCGTGTAATTGAACCGCAAATAATTCAAGCTGTTTTGCCATTTTTTCCACAAATTCGACAGCTTGATTTTGGAACACCCCCACATAACGCAACGGTGCATTCACTACCAATTCTTGGGCTTGGCGAAGTGAAAGCTGGCGAGGCGAGCCCTCGGCAAAAATCAAACCGCCATATAATGCCCCCTGCTCATAAACTGCTTTCACATCTTGCACACGGGTTAAGCCACACACTTTGTTTTCACCAAAAATCACCGCCCGCACCGCATTATTAAGATCCGCACTTCCCATTAAACTGCTACCAATTAAAAAAGCGTGGACATACGGCTTTATGTTTTTCACTTGCTGGTGATCGTTAATGCCCGATTCTGAAATCAAACAGACATCAGCCGGAATTTGGGCTTGATATTTTTCCACCAAACGCACAATGCGGTTCATATCAATCGTGAGCGTGTGCAAATCACGGTTATTAACGCCAATTACCTTCGCCCCTAAGGCTAAGGCACGTTCAAATTCAGCCTCCGTGCTGGTTTCAGTCAAAACGCCCATTCCCAGCTCGTGAGCCAGTGTGGCAAGCTCACGGTAGGTTTTATCATTTACTACCGACAACATCAATAAAATCGCATCAGCATTATAAAAACGGGCAAGGTAAACCTGGTATGCCGAAATCATAAAATCTTTACACAAAATCGGCTGCGTGGTTTGTCGTTTAACTTGATCGATATAACGGAAATCACCTTGGAAATATTGCTCATCGGTTAAGACCGAAATCACCGAAGCATAATTTTTATACACTTGAGCAATACTGTCTAAATCGAACTCAGCACGAATTAACCCTTTTGATGGTGAGGCTTTTTTGCATTCTAAAATATAAACCGGTTCTTGGTGTGTGCCTTTGGCAAGAGCCGCATAGAAATCACGGTCGCTTTTTACAATTTTGTGCTGAAATTCACTTAACGGAAAGGCTTGCTCTTTTTGTGCCACCCAAATGGCTTTATCTTGTACGATCTTTTGTAAAATCGTCGGTTGGTTTGGTTGAGCGTTATCTTGAACGGTATTTTGCATATAAATTCCTAGAGCGAAATCGGTTTGAATGGTAAAATCTGCCCTTATTTTTACCCGAAAAAGTCTCATTTCACAAGCAAAACTAAGATGAAATCACAAGTTATACAGCATTTATCTGATTTAGAAATCTCCCTGAGAGTTAATCAACTTTGGGAGGCGACACCACCAAGCCCTGAAGCCTTAGCCAATGAGCAACCTTTCTGCGTGGAAACCTTAATCCCAACCCAATGGCTACAATGGATTTTTATTCCCAGAATGCGAGCCATTTTAGATGCAAATGCTGATTTACCTCGCAATTTTGCAATCACCCCTTATTTAGAAGAGGCATTGAAAAACGAAGGTTATTTACAAGCGATTTGCGAACCGCTATTAGGCTTGGAACAGTTGTTGAAAGATTAACTTCTCTCTCAGTTCTTTTATTAATCTGACAAATTCGTTGATAGTGCCAGCGTCCACGCTGGTACTAATTTTAACGGTTAATTAATCAAAATTTGGCACAAGCGAGGACGCTTGCGCCATCATAGAGATTTGATAAATTATACTTAATGTATTATGACCTTAGATATTTTATACCAAGACAACTCGCTTATCGCCATCAACAAACCTGCCGGAATGTTGGTGCATCGTTCTTGGTTAGATAAACACGAAACGGTGTTTGCAATGCAAACCCTGCGGGATCAAATCGGGCAACACGTTTTTCCGATTCACCGCCTTGACCGCCCAACCTCGGGTGTGTTGCTTTTTGCTCTCAACAGCGAAACCGCCCGAATAATGAGCGAGCAGTTTGAACAACACCTAGTACAAAAAACTTATTTGGCGGTGGTGCGTGGCTATTTACAAGGTTCGGCACAAATTGATTATCCGCTTAAAGTGATTTTAGATAAAATTGCGGATAAATTTTCACAAGAAAAAGAGGCACAAGCAGCCATTACTGATTATAAAGGCTTAGCAACAGTTGAAATGCCTTACGCTGTCGGCAAACACCAAACCGCTCGTTATAGTTTGGTTGAACTTAGCCCTAAAACCGGACGGAAACACCAGCTTCGCCGCCACCTGAAACACCTGTTTCATCCGATTATGGGAGACAGCAAATATGGCGATTTGCACCAAAACCGTGCTTTGGCGGAGAGATCGGGCGTAAGTCGTTTGATGCTACACGCTCATAAATTGCAATTTCAGCACCCAGAAACCTTGCAAAAAATCGAGATAATTGCACCGCTTGATGAGCAATGGCAACGCCTCTTTACATTTTTTGACTGGAACTTTACCCAATTTTGTTAGACAAAAGGCATATTATATGGATAATTCACTTTTATCACTGACACACGAGCAGCAACAAGCCGCCGTAGAAGAAATTCAGCAACTGATGTCACAAGGCATCAGTGCCGGCGAGGCAATTCAAATCATTGCCAATAAATTACGCCAACAACACGCACAATCGGAGAATCAAAAATGAAAAAATTAAGCACCTTGCTTACTCTAGTCATGGCAGCCGGCTATGCCACTGCCGCAGCAGACAAACCTGTCGTAAAACCCATCCCTTTTGAGGGAAAGCCAGCAGTTGCATTACAAGTGTTTGACATGAGTGGCAAAGTAGCCCGCCCCATCCAAGGCAACACGCTTTCTATCAGCAAAAAACAAAATCGCCTCTGCTGGGTAAGTGTCAATATTCCGCTACAGGGCAAGGTAAATATTGTAGAAGCATTCTATGCCCCGGCAGCACTAACATTAGTTTCACCGGGCTCACAATTTGATTCATCTGCTGATAATAAAAACCACACTATTGTGACTTTAGTAGAAAGCAACAATAACCAATCTGTAAGCCGTTGCTGGAGTTTTGACCAAACCGATCCGATTGGAAAATACAAACTGGAAGTGCAAATCAAAGACCAAGTGTTCAAAGGTTTAGCATTTGAAATCACTAAATAACTTAAAAGCCACAGAGTAACCCTCTGTGGCTTTTTGCTAAATCATTGTTTTTAAATTGGTTAAATTGTGCAGCAAATAATCTTTACTCTTCACAAAGGCTCTCGCCTGTTGCCAGCTGCTAAATTTTTGCTGAGAGGATTGACTAAAACGTACCAGCACTTCTGAGTTTTCATTGCCAACACGAATAAAATCAGCCAATAATTGAGCTAATTTTTCACTATTTTCCCCCACCATTGCGGTTACAATTTTTTGCTCAAATTTAACCGCTTGTCCGAGCAAATAACCTCGCTGGGCTTTGCTTAAATTGCTCAACCACATCCCATCCGCTTTTGGCATTGCCTCAACTAAGGTAAACAAATCGCTCAGATTTCCTTGCTTGATTTCAAATTCCAATTCACAAATCGGCTCTTCACCAAAATGATTTTTAATAATGCCCTGATCTAACGCTACCTCAATTTCAGACTGCCCTACTTTCACCAACCAAGTTTTACGGATGAAA from the Mannheimia haemolytica genome contains:
- a CDS encoding Outer membrane protein 26 precursor, with product MKKLFKMTGLAVALAATTGIANAADTIGFVDPSYVLQNHPVLLDASAKFDKFMKESQEKFAADEKKLADENKTLTAERNKINEDAQKLQNEQKNVEASIKKKVAALEKDAPRLRSKEIQARQNAIQKEANAFQAKVTAIQKREADFAKKAEAFQKRADEFQKRIEQANKENGGINPQEAQKQAVDEVNATIKEIAKSKGYTLVLQPQVALYAEDEGKDITEAVLDAIVKKHPEIKIEKPATEAQPATEKETKAEETKPEEAKK
- the lpxD gene encoding UDP-3-O-(3-hydroxymyristoyl)glucosamine N-acyltransferase, with protein sequence MANFRLIDLAEHIGGTLRGNADLAIQSIAALDKADSSQITFISNAKYRENLTACNAGAIIVSPADVEFCRADQNLIIVANPYVAYAQLAQYMDSTPKAASEIHPSAVISPEAKLGNNVSVGANAVIESGVELGDDAVIGAGCFVGKNSKIGARTQLWANVSVYHNVQIGADCLIQSSTVIGSDGFGYANDKGQWIKIPQTGGVIIGNRVEIGACTCIDRGALDPTVIEDNVIIDNLCQIAHNVHIGFGTAVAGGVIMAGSLKVGRFCQIGGASVINGHMEICDGAIITGMGMVMRPITEKGIYSSGIPLQTNKEWRKTAALVMNIDEMNKRLKSLEKRFND
- the fabZ gene encoding (3R)-hydroxymyristoyl-[acyl-carrier-protein] dehydratase, with the translated sequence MTEMTTENREPNIIEVTEIMDMLPHRYPFLLVDRVTDYEEGKWLKAIKNVTFNEPCFTGHFPGAPIFPGVLILEAMAQATGVLAVATYGKLSEDELYYFAAIDNARFKRPVVPGDQLQLEVEFLKEVRGITKFTGKAYVDGKLVCEADLMCARRK
- the lpxA gene encoding Acyl-[acyl-carrier-protein]--UDP-N-acetylglucosamine O-acyltransferase encodes the protein MRLIDSTAKISPLAIIEEGAEIGAHVEIGPFSVIGKDVKIGARTKIHSNVVINGMTEIGEDNHIFQFASIGEINQDLKYQGEPTKVVIGNRNRIRESVTIHRGTVQGGGVTKIGDDNLFMINTHIAHDCSIGNRCIIANNGTLAGHVTLDDFVIVGGMSAIHQFVVIGSHVMLGGGSMVSQDVPPYVMAQGNHARPFGINFEGLKRRGFDKPTMHAIRKVYKLIYSSGKTLEECLVEIEQIAATEPAIAIFKQFFKRSTRGIIR
- the mnmC gene encoding tRNA 5-methylaminomethyl-2-thiouridine biosynthesis bifunctional protein MnmC — encoded protein: MGKLTFATLTFNDADTPVSAQFDDIYFSTQDGLAESYYVFQEGNQLWEKWQSHPKEAFVIAETGFGTGLNFLAVADKFQQFRAAFPQSKLQRLYFISFEKFPLTASQLADIHQRYPQFATLSENLTACWQPRQIGCQRYHFEQVYLDLWFGEIAENLPQLGDLYSGTIDAWFLDGFSPDKNPEMWNEQLYRQMFRLSANGGSFATFTASSMVRRGLEAAGFAVKKRKGFGKKREMLWGEKPLDSQVSEPNYPYFYAKNETADDIAIIGGGVASFFVALSLLEKGKQVTLYCKDETLAMNASGNLQGAIYPQLSDDDQRNVRFYIHSFDYALQRLQQLKSNIEFEHNLSGVVLYAYNEKTAKKLEKIAEQTADETLLKSCSAAELSDKLGLSVLNKGAFIPQGGWLSPVQLVRNGFAWLEQKGLKIVLNHKVENLAFSNRMWQWQAKGKTVRHQAVVLANGHTLNEFSQANGIPLYPVRGQVSQIPTTSQLQKLKCVLCYDGYLTPISTSGIHCIGASHIRDNAETEFSLSEHWENIAKLQQNVTACEWTKGIDLSENKAKVGIRAAFRDRVPMVGAVHHFEQQKSQYANLYNQLRRKQAVENADIFTNLYMVNGLSSRGLTTAPLLGELLASLITNEPVPMSEDIWHNLSPNRAWIRKLLKGSTVA
- the trpC gene encoding Tryptophan biosynthesis protein TrpCF, giving the protein MQNTVQDNAQPNQPTILQKIVQDKAIWVAQKEQAFPLSEFQHKIVKSDRDFYAALAKGTHQEPVYILECKKASPSKGLIRAEFDLDSIAQVYKNYASVISVLTDEQYFQGDFRYIDQVKRQTTQPILCKDFMISAYQVYLARFYNADAILLMLSVVNDKTYRELATLAHELGMGVLTETSTEAEFERALALGAKVIGVNNRDLHTLTIDMNRIVRLVEKYQAQIPADVCLISESGINDHQQVKNIKPYVHAFLIGSSLMGSADLNNAVRAVIFGENKVCGLTRVQDVKAVYEQGALYGGLIFAEGSPRQLSLRQAQELVVNAPLRYVGVFQNQAVEFVEKMAKQLELFAVQLHGSEDEQYIAELAEKLGSKTQIWKAISVDVEAENVAFTDNPQIARYVLDSKVGNQQGGTGKTFNWALIPEVLKQKALLAGGIGTENIEQALAQGCAGLDLNSGVESAKGVKDLQKLTACFSKIIQA
- the yqcC gene encoding Domain of uncharacterised function, DUF446, yielding MKSQVIQHLSDLEISLRVNQLWEATPPSPEALANEQPFCVETLIPTQWLQWIFIPRMRAILDANADLPRNFAITPYLEEALKNEGYLQAICEPLLGLEQLLKD
- the truC gene encoding tRNA pseudouridine synthase C, with translation MTLDILYQDNSLIAINKPAGMLVHRSWLDKHETVFAMQTLRDQIGQHVFPIHRLDRPTSGVLLFALNSETARIMSEQFEQHLVQKTYLAVVRGYLQGSAQIDYPLKVILDKIADKFSQEKEAQAAITDYKGLATVEMPYAVGKHQTARYSLVELSPKTGRKHQLRRHLKHLFHPIMGDSKYGDLHQNRALAERSGVSRLMLHAHKLQFQHPETLQKIEIIAPLDEQWQRLFTFFDWNFTQFC
- a CDS encoding Uncharacterized conserved protein → MENQKQAEIELKIMLEPQNVALVENYLNQTTPFPVLAHQTELLGNTYYDTPAQFFASQKMGLRVRSVNQQYEITLKTQGEIVGGLHIRPEYNLALPNSQPDFQTLVEKYRLPFENSKQIAESLQATFSTDFIRKTWLVKVGQSEIEVALDQGIIKNHFGEEPICELEFEIKQGNLSDLFTLVEAMPKADGMWLSNLSKAQRGYLLGQAVKFEQKIVTAMVGENSEKLAQLLADFIRVGNENSEVLVRFSQSSQQKFSSWQQARAFVKSKDYLLHNLTNLKTMI